The following proteins are co-located in the Diaphorobacter sp. HDW4B genome:
- a CDS encoding chromosome partitioning protein ParB yields the protein MTAKPTPGRKRAGKRIGIGLRPPANPHAEAWIRQGSTDDLQKGDVYTARLTLDITPAMRSRIKVSAFTQGVTVADLLRALLEREFPEHRREKMP from the coding sequence ATGACAGCCAAGCCCACACCCGGCCGCAAACGCGCTGGCAAGCGTATCGGCATCGGCCTGCGTCCACCCGCGAATCCGCACGCCGAAGCGTGGATTCGCCAGGGCAGCACCGATGACCTCCAGAAGGGCGACGTCTACACCGCCCGCCTGACCCTCGACATCACGCCCGCCATGCGCTCGCGCATCAAGGTCTCGGCCTTCACGCAAGGCGTGACGGTGGCCGACCTGCTGCGCGCGCTGCTGGAGCGGGAGTTTCCAGAACACCGCAGGGAGAAGATGCCATGA
- a CDS encoding DUF2840 domain-containing protein, with the protein MNAFALPVADTAMTAPSPPLAPHGARPTATPLTRVSLAYVEHRIKLYLRFGEPARTLRLDRWRSVAIFTPNAMFCRIRWHSNDYGTIRWQLMVMQSCTPLDSAQRIPGVQPGARLLLHAEGEKAVRAVLERIDAIEALGIASVAVSPAYWRTLGNRLAARLPLPEYTADRHAAWLAGRVLP; encoded by the coding sequence ATGAACGCGTTCGCTTTGCCTGTCGCTGATACGGCGATGACTGCGCCGTCTCCGCCACTTGCCCCACATGGGGCGCGACCTACCGCCACGCCACTGACGCGCGTTTCTCTGGCCTACGTGGAGCACCGGATCAAGCTCTACCTGCGCTTTGGCGAGCCTGCGCGCACGCTGCGGCTTGACCGCTGGCGCAGCGTGGCCATATTCACCCCGAACGCCATGTTCTGCCGCATCCGCTGGCACTCCAATGACTACGGAACCATTCGCTGGCAGCTCATGGTGATGCAGTCATGCACGCCTTTGGATAGCGCACAGCGCATCCCCGGCGTGCAGCCGGGTGCGCGCCTGCTGCTGCACGCGGAGGGCGAAAAAGCCGTGCGGGCCGTGCTGGAGCGCATCGACGCCATCGAGGCGCTGGGCATCGCGTCCGTCGCCGTCTCGCCCGCGTACTGGCGCACGTTGGGCAACCGGCTCGCGGCACGCTTGCCGCTGCCCGAATACACCGCCGATCGGCACGCCGCCTGGTTGGCCGGGAGGGTGCTGCCATGA
- a CDS encoding S26 family signal peptidase, with the protein MTATTASLSRSPAHSRLRARLVLATLSACGLAALAWTAFVHPLPRLVYNPSDSVAVGWYRVDPLDRGTDSLSVGSIVLIRLPAGAAALAAQRGYLPARVPLLKRVGAVAPQHVCVFDALVWIDGAPVAAVRSADRLGRSLPSWPQCRRLVSGELFLLSSTNPASFDSRYFGPVSASAVIGVAYPVWLETRP; encoded by the coding sequence ATGACGGCCACGACAGCATCCCTTTCTCGCTCGCCTGCGCACTCACGTTTGCGCGCGCGCCTCGTGCTGGCGACACTGTCCGCCTGCGGCCTCGCTGCGCTGGCCTGGACGGCGTTCGTGCACCCGCTGCCGCGCCTGGTCTACAACCCGTCCGACAGCGTGGCGGTCGGGTGGTATCGCGTCGATCCGCTTGATCGCGGCACCGACTCGCTGTCCGTGGGCAGCATCGTGCTGATCCGCTTGCCTGCCGGCGCTGCCGCGCTCGCTGCGCAGCGCGGCTACCTGCCGGCGCGCGTGCCGCTGCTCAAGCGCGTGGGCGCCGTCGCGCCGCAGCACGTCTGCGTGTTCGATGCGCTGGTCTGGATCGACGGTGCGCCGGTGGCCGCCGTTCGGTCTGCCGATCGGCTCGGCCGTTCGCTGCCATCCTGGCCGCAGTGCCGACGCCTTGTCTCTGGCGAACTGTTCTTGTTGAGTAGCACCAATCCGGCATCGTTCGACAGTCGGTATTTCGGGCCGGTCAGTGCATCCGCCGTGATCGGCGTGGCGTATCCGGTCTGGCTGGAGACAAGACCATGA
- a CDS encoding relaxase/mobilization nuclease and DUF3363 domain-containing protein, whose protein sequence is MSKRNFSGEDDRFRVRPGKPKQRGDTFIAQVLRQTSKAAGATGGRRGMGGKAGGKTTGKAPGSRLGRGHVAARFTGQSLTADSRRATVKVRLVYLQQASGKSTIQHLRYIEREGVDRQGGQGRAYGAITDEADTAAFEERGRGDRHQFRFIVSPEDAEQLEDLRTYTRHLMARMEADLGTRLDWVAVDHWNTDNPHTHVVLRGKDDTGKDLIISQEYITRGMRERAMELATEWLGPRTELEIQRTLAREVEQERWTSLDRTLQQESVDGLVKSERFNDPKLQRQRLLLVGRLQRLQRMGLATETQPGTWAVHTEAEPTLRAMGERGDIIRTMQRAMGGKQRDLAVFQPGEEGRTTIGRVAGKGLADELYDRGYLVVDGIDGKAHYVALPPRTELGQYPVGAVVEVKGFADIRVADKTIAALATDGLYRTDHHLAIAQGQAHQVERDPQEVVAAHVRRLEALRRAGIVERVAEGLWKVPNDLPERGRQYDAQRLGGVAVELKSHLPIERQARVIGATWLDQQLIGGGKGLGDLGFGSEVKDTLQKRADFLAAQGLAERRGQRVILARNLLGTLRSRELAQAAKDIAADTGLEHRPVGDGQRVAGIYRRTVMLASGRYAMLDDGKGFSLVPWKPVIEQRLGQRLAATVRGGGVSWEIGRQRGPAIS, encoded by the coding sequence ATGAGCAAGCGCAATTTCTCCGGCGAAGACGACCGTTTCCGCGTGCGGCCCGGCAAGCCGAAGCAGCGCGGCGATACTTTCATTGCGCAGGTATTGCGCCAGACCAGCAAGGCTGCTGGCGCCACAGGTGGCAGGCGTGGAATGGGTGGCAAGGCGGGGGGCAAGACCACCGGCAAGGCCCCCGGTTCGCGCTTGGGGCGCGGTCATGTCGCGGCGCGCTTCACGGGCCAGTCGCTGACTGCCGATTCACGCCGGGCCACGGTCAAGGTACGGCTGGTGTACTTGCAGCAGGCCAGCGGCAAATCCACTATTCAGCACCTGCGTTACATCGAGCGCGAAGGCGTGGATCGTCAGGGCGGACAAGGCCGGGCCTATGGCGCCATCACCGACGAGGCGGATACAGCCGCTTTCGAGGAACGCGGTCGGGGCGACCGCCACCAGTTTCGCTTCATCGTCTCGCCAGAGGATGCGGAACAGCTCGAAGACCTGCGCACCTACACCCGCCACCTGATGGCCCGCATGGAGGCCGACCTGGGCACCCGGCTGGACTGGGTGGCGGTGGATCACTGGAACACCGACAACCCGCACACCCATGTCGTGCTGCGCGGCAAGGACGATACGGGCAAAGACCTCATCATCTCGCAGGAGTACATCACCCGCGGGATGCGCGAGCGGGCGATGGAACTGGCGACCGAATGGCTGGGGCCGCGCACCGAGCTGGAGATCCAGCGCACCCTGGCCCGCGAGGTGGAGCAGGAGCGGTGGACTTCACTGGATCGAACCTTGCAACAGGAATCGGTGGATGGCCTGGTGAAGAGCGAGCGCTTCAACGATCCCAAGCTGCAACGACAACGCCTGCTGTTGGTCGGGCGGCTGCAACGGCTTCAGCGCATGGGCCTGGCGACCGAAACCCAGCCCGGCACCTGGGCCGTGCATACCGAGGCCGAGCCGACCCTGCGGGCCATGGGCGAGCGTGGCGACATCATCCGTACCATGCAGCGCGCGATGGGCGGCAAACAGCGTGACCTGGCTGTGTTCCAACCGGGTGAGGAAGGCCGCACCACGATTGGCCGGGTTGCCGGCAAGGGGCTGGCCGACGAACTGTACGACCGAGGTTATCTGGTGGTCGATGGCATCGACGGCAAGGCACACTACGTGGCGCTGCCGCCCAGGACGGAACTGGGGCAGTACCCGGTGGGTGCGGTGGTCGAGGTCAAGGGCTTCGCTGACATACGGGTAGCGGACAAGACCATCGCCGCGCTGGCCACCGATGGCCTGTACCGCACCGACCATCACCTCGCCATCGCGCAGGGGCAGGCCCACCAGGTCGAGCGCGATCCACAGGAGGTTGTCGCCGCCCATGTCCGCCGGCTTGAAGCCCTGCGCCGTGCTGGCATCGTGGAGCGCGTAGCCGAGGGGTTGTGGAAGGTGCCAAACGACCTGCCCGAACGTGGCCGCCAGTACGACGCGCAGCGCCTGGGTGGCGTGGCCGTGGAGCTGAAATCCCATCTGCCCATCGAGCGGCAGGCCCGCGTCATCGGCGCCACCTGGCTGGATCAGCAGTTGATCGGCGGCGGCAAGGGGCTGGGCGACCTGGGCTTTGGCAGCGAGGTCAAGGACACATTACAGAAGCGCGCCGACTTCCTGGCAGCGCAAGGGCTGGCCGAGCGGCGCGGGCAGCGTGTGATCCTGGCGCGCAACCTGCTGGGCACGCTGCGCAGCCGGGAACTGGCGCAGGCCGCCAAGGACATTGCCGCCGATACCGGCTTGGAGCATCGGCCTGTGGGCGACGGCCAGCGTGTGGCCGGTATCTACCGGCGCACCGTCATGCTCGCCAGCGGGCGTTACGCGATGCTTGATGACGGCAAGGGGTTCAGCCTGGTGCCGTGGAAGCCGGTGATCGAACAGCGATTGGGGCAACGGCTTGCCGCGACGGTACGCGGTGGTGGCGTGTCTTGGGAAATTGGGCGGCAGCGTGGGCCAGCAATCTCATGA
- a CDS encoding SDR family NAD(P)-dependent oxidoreductase, with amino-acid sequence MKTAIVTGAGKGIGFAVAERLTAERLRVIRIDISGDVDAYVDVSSSAAVDAFFDRIGSVDVLVNSAGIAGPSTPVAETDSEAWQRTIDINLSGTFYMCRGAVRSMARNGWGRIVNLASIAGKEGNQNQGAYSASKGGVIALTKSLGKELARSGVLVNAIAPGLIETDIISDMSDENKARSLSKIPMGRMGTAQEVAALVAWLSSNELAFSTGAVYDISGGRATY; translated from the coding sequence ATGAAAACGGCAATCGTTACCGGCGCAGGGAAAGGAATTGGCTTCGCTGTGGCTGAGCGACTTACTGCTGAAAGGTTGAGAGTCATAAGGATCGACATTTCTGGCGATGTTGACGCTTATGTTGACGTCAGCTCAAGCGCTGCGGTAGATGCGTTCTTTGATCGGATCGGCAGTGTCGATGTGCTCGTCAATAGTGCAGGTATTGCGGGCCCGAGCACTCCCGTAGCCGAAACGGACTCGGAAGCATGGCAGCGAACCATCGACATCAATCTATCCGGAACGTTCTACATGTGCCGCGGAGCGGTGCGCTCCATGGCACGCAATGGCTGGGGCCGAATCGTGAACCTAGCAAGCATTGCAGGCAAAGAAGGGAACCAGAATCAAGGTGCTTATTCAGCGAGTAAAGGCGGCGTCATAGCCCTAACTAAGTCTCTCGGAAAAGAGCTTGCTCGGTCGGGAGTTCTTGTGAATGCCATCGCACCCGGTTTGATTGAGACCGATATCATTTCCGATATGTCTGATGAGAACAAGGCAAGGTCGCTATCAAAAATTCCAATGGGCCGCATGGGTACGGCACAAGAGGTTGCTGCGTTGGTGGCTTGGCTGTCCTCCAATGAACTCGCTTTTTCCACGGGCGCTGTTTATGACATCTCGGGAGGGCGTGCTACCTATTGA
- a CDS encoding SDR family NAD(P)-dependent oxidoreductase, which produces MHKFWQNKTFVVTGAAQGQGAAEAKALYDLGANVLAIDIAATDLPVWNELKDHGASDSGRLNLRSLDVANSSAWATLAAELQSSGTQIHGLVNNAGITLRKTVGQTDPEEWRRVLGVNLDGAFFAIHYLSPLMASGGAIVNISSTAGLTGYFSAAYTASKWALRGLTRAAAQELADRNIRVNTVCPGLVETAMIHKANAVHNAEQAKTFHEGNRQATLLSRGAASTEIAGAVIFLLGPDSSFITAADIPVDGGMTGGGIYWRIGKMTGNL; this is translated from the coding sequence ATGCATAAATTTTGGCAGAACAAGACCTTCGTAGTGACCGGCGCGGCACAAGGACAAGGTGCCGCCGAAGCCAAGGCGCTGTATGACCTCGGGGCTAATGTGCTGGCGATCGACATTGCAGCAACCGACCTGCCTGTCTGGAACGAGCTGAAAGACCATGGTGCGAGTGATTCAGGCCGACTGAACCTGAGAAGCTTGGACGTTGCAAACTCCTCTGCTTGGGCTACGCTGGCTGCTGAGCTCCAAAGTAGTGGTACGCAAATCCACGGCCTAGTCAACAACGCAGGGATTACTCTGCGCAAGACTGTTGGCCAGACCGATCCCGAAGAGTGGCGCCGCGTACTTGGCGTCAATCTGGATGGAGCTTTTTTTGCGATCCATTATTTGTCCCCCCTGATGGCAAGCGGTGGTGCCATTGTCAACATATCCTCAACAGCGGGATTAACGGGCTACTTCAGTGCGGCGTACACGGCAAGCAAGTGGGCATTGCGTGGATTGACGCGCGCTGCAGCACAGGAACTGGCTGATCGCAACATCCGAGTCAACACTGTATGCCCAGGCCTTGTCGAGACAGCAATGATTCACAAGGCCAATGCTGTGCATAACGCTGAGCAAGCCAAGACCTTCCACGAAGGCAACCGTCAGGCTACATTGCTCTCAAGGGGAGCGGCATCAACTGAGATTGCGGGAGCTGTGATTTTTCTCCTCGGGCCTGATTCGTCATTTATTACTGCGGCAGATATTCCTGTAGATGGTGGAATGACGGGCGGTGGCATTTACTGGCGCATTGGCAAAATGACAGGCAATCTTTAA
- a CDS encoding SDR family NAD(P)-dependent oxidoreductase: MINNPIDLSGKIAVVTGANGGIGAAVVSTLRAHGARVFATDLTAPQEPHPDFLQLDVTDTAAIQQVAQEVLQQCGGLHIWVNNAGMLQRSTALDLTEQAWNLSLDVNLRSAVFASQAAAQIMQNSGGGAIVNLTSYAGLKARPNCIDYASAKAGVHHATKCLAVEFGPIGVRVNAIAPGYINTRMSGWMHDDAALKAEYLGKTPLGRLGEPEEIAMGVLYLVSPMSSFVTGHTLTIDGGIIHA; encoded by the coding sequence ATGATCAACAACCCCATTGACCTTTCCGGAAAGATTGCTGTAGTGACGGGAGCGAACGGCGGTATTGGTGCAGCCGTTGTCTCCACACTGCGCGCACATGGAGCGCGTGTGTTTGCCACGGATTTGACGGCACCTCAAGAACCTCACCCCGACTTCCTCCAGCTAGATGTCACAGACACTGCCGCTATACAGCAGGTTGCTCAGGAGGTTCTGCAGCAATGCGGTGGACTACACATCTGGGTGAACAATGCCGGCATGTTGCAACGCTCTACCGCCTTAGATCTCACCGAGCAAGCGTGGAACCTTTCTCTCGACGTGAACCTGCGTTCCGCCGTCTTTGCCAGCCAAGCTGCAGCGCAGATCATGCAGAACTCGGGTGGGGGAGCCATTGTGAACTTGACCAGCTATGCCGGTCTGAAAGCGCGTCCCAATTGCATCGACTACGCCTCGGCAAAGGCAGGTGTGCATCACGCCACCAAATGCTTGGCTGTCGAGTTCGGCCCGATAGGGGTCCGAGTCAATGCCATAGCTCCCGGCTACATAAACACGCGTATGAGCGGCTGGATGCACGACGACGCAGCACTCAAAGCCGAGTACTTAGGGAAAACTCCCCTGGGGCGCCTTGGCGAGCCGGAGGAGATTGCTATGGGGGTGCTCTATCTAGTAAGCCCTATGTCTTCCTTTGTCACCGGCCATACCTTGACCATTGATGGAGGCATCATTCATGCATAA
- a CDS encoding MFS transporter, which translates to MNETTNTLAGKLKSLRAAAIGNMLEWFDWTLYGTFSVYLARNLFDKTDPRSALLSTLAVFAVGFVARPAGGWLFGRFGDRLGRKVTMVVTMLLLALSSIGIALIPAYQDVGVLASVLLLFFRLLQGLAHGGETGVSYTYIAEIAPKERRGLWSSSVFVSVTIGVMAATGVAAALTSVLGADGMNAYGWRIGFGIGGILGLYALVLRRSAEESHVFEEKKDSTVPAPRLSAREMWAVARNIVMLAAASNVAYYTWVTFAPSTAIAGGMDPSRAYWASLAAQVLCIFWLPVCGWMSDRFGRKPMVTLWGLGVIVLTYPVSVMVNTEPHTLFMAQVLGLGAWSLLASIFPAVLSEQVPTQARAQGVGFVSSLSVAVFGGTAPYLNAYLAGSGYEGVYVGYVMFLGLLAVVAGLTIRETAGLDLAEVSASWKK; encoded by the coding sequence ATGAATGAGACAACAAACACGCTGGCAGGCAAGCTGAAATCCTTACGTGCCGCTGCCATTGGAAACATGCTGGAATGGTTTGACTGGACCCTCTATGGCACCTTCTCGGTGTACTTGGCCCGGAATCTGTTTGATAAGACCGACCCCCGCTCTGCCCTTCTTTCAACACTCGCTGTGTTTGCAGTTGGATTTGTTGCCAGGCCAGCCGGAGGGTGGCTTTTTGGGCGATTTGGTGACCGGCTTGGGCGCAAGGTGACGATGGTGGTCACCATGCTGCTGCTGGCATTAAGTAGTATTGGCATCGCGCTGATCCCAGCCTATCAGGATGTGGGTGTCTTGGCCTCTGTCTTGCTCCTCTTTTTTCGTCTGCTTCAGGGCCTTGCACATGGTGGAGAAACAGGCGTCTCCTATACCTATATTGCCGAAATTGCACCAAAAGAACGGCGTGGCTTGTGGTCTAGTTCTGTTTTTGTCAGTGTGACGATTGGCGTGATGGCTGCCACAGGCGTTGCTGCAGCACTGACCTCCGTTTTGGGGGCAGATGGAATGAATGCCTATGGTTGGCGCATCGGCTTCGGTATCGGCGGGATACTGGGCCTTTACGCATTAGTGTTGCGACGCAGCGCCGAAGAGTCTCATGTCTTCGAGGAAAAGAAAGATAGCACTGTGCCGGCACCTCGGCTGTCTGCCCGTGAGATGTGGGCAGTTGCACGAAACATTGTCATGCTTGCAGCAGCTTCAAATGTCGCTTACTACACGTGGGTGACGTTCGCTCCTTCAACAGCAATCGCCGGCGGCATGGACCCCTCTCGCGCTTACTGGGCCAGCTTGGCAGCTCAAGTACTCTGTATCTTCTGGCTCCCGGTTTGCGGCTGGATGTCAGACCGATTTGGTCGCAAGCCGATGGTGACTCTCTGGGGGCTTGGCGTCATCGTCCTGACATACCCCGTCTCTGTGATGGTGAATACAGAACCCCACACGCTGTTTATGGCGCAGGTTCTCGGTCTCGGGGCATGGTCTCTGCTGGCTTCCATCTTTCCAGCCGTGTTGTCTGAACAGGTACCTACGCAAGCGCGCGCCCAAGGCGTTGGCTTTGTGTCGTCCTTATCGGTAGCCGTCTTTGGTGGTACTGCACCCTATCTGAATGCATATCTGGCAGGCAGTGGATACGAGGGTGTTTATGTGGGCTATGTGATGTTTTTGGGCCTGCTGGCGGTGGTTGCCGGATTGACGATTCGTGAAACTGCAGGTCTGGATCTGGCGGAAGTCAGCGCTAGTTGGAAGAAGTGA
- a CDS encoding alpha/beta hydrolase: MTWTSQQVSYQVGSEKIRGSLYLPERKDTGPLPCVVLGHGWGMVAGGDLEDYAKAIVARGIAALTFDYRNLGKSEGLPRQHLDPNRQIEDFRAAVSFVRSLPEIDGMRIGIWGSSYGGGHALSVAAMDSRIACVVSQVPTISGWRAAMGRMTPKAWDEQWKAFIADREGVFAGADWTIQKTVSADPAEPVSYPDSASHDYMTVQRKRCPEWKNFTTLASIELARHYEPGAYLYRITRTPVLMIIANHDITTPHRLQREAFAALQTTKKLLEVEGGHYTVYQEHFDQTSKAAADWFEEHLG, encoded by the coding sequence ATGACATGGACAAGTCAGCAAGTTAGTTATCAAGTCGGCAGCGAGAAGATTCGCGGCTCCCTTTATCTGCCTGAACGTAAAGATACGGGCCCCTTGCCATGCGTGGTGCTCGGTCATGGCTGGGGCATGGTTGCAGGAGGAGACCTGGAGGACTACGCAAAGGCAATCGTCGCTCGCGGCATTGCAGCACTCACGTTTGACTACCGAAACCTGGGGAAGAGTGAAGGCCTACCGCGGCAGCATCTTGACCCGAACCGCCAAATTGAAGATTTCCGTGCAGCTGTAAGTTTTGTGCGCAGTCTGCCGGAAATCGATGGCATGCGCATCGGCATCTGGGGATCTAGTTATGGAGGCGGCCATGCACTGAGCGTGGCAGCGATGGACTCTCGCATCGCGTGCGTTGTCTCTCAAGTCCCAACGATCAGTGGCTGGCGCGCGGCCATGGGGCGCATGACACCCAAGGCATGGGACGAGCAGTGGAAAGCATTCATCGCAGATCGTGAAGGAGTGTTTGCCGGGGCCGACTGGACAATTCAAAAGACTGTCAGTGCTGATCCAGCAGAACCAGTCAGCTATCCAGACAGTGCCTCTCATGACTACATGACAGTGCAGAGAAAGCGCTGCCCGGAGTGGAAGAACTTCACCACTTTGGCATCCATCGAGCTTGCTCGGCACTACGAGCCTGGTGCTTATCTATATCGAATCACTCGTACCCCGGTGCTGATGATTATTGCCAACCACGATATCACCACGCCGCATCGGCTTCAACGGGAGGCTTTTGCGGCTCTGCAGACCACCAAGAAGCTCCTTGAGGTCGAGGGGGGGCATTACACCGTCTATCAGGAGCACTTTGACCAGACGAGCAAGGCTGCAGCTGACTGGTTTGAGGAACACCTTGGCTAA
- a CDS encoding LysR family transcriptional regulator: MDIRALEVLIALSEELHFGRTADRLGMSQSTVSEHLRRLERRIGHALFDRTSRRVTLTQTGEILVHRLRDPVRAIRMAMREAERDGSEAKESLRIGFLGGGFYELYRPLVELYKEEAPLIRLEFVELNYDTQFTAILNGDVDIGFCRLPVGLPGLEAGPIVMSDPRVVCISANHRLAGRTHIDAEELCGETILRVPSLNTGVKWAEYHFPLMTPERKPLKPGPIIRTVREGIAAVVADQGVFFLTKRAVQYYATPRVTYVEVNLPPIQSALVWRQGDNRLSINQLCRLLLTAAKENLQIPISPMSSLNSM; this comes from the coding sequence ATGGATATACGCGCACTGGAAGTTCTTATCGCGCTAAGCGAGGAACTCCACTTCGGGCGGACAGCAGATCGTCTGGGAATGAGCCAGTCGACGGTATCTGAACACTTGCGCCGTCTGGAGAGAAGGATCGGTCACGCGTTATTTGATCGCACTAGCAGACGAGTGACGCTGACCCAAACCGGAGAGATCCTAGTCCACCGGTTGAGGGACCCTGTGCGAGCGATTCGTATGGCCATGCGAGAAGCAGAGCGTGACGGCTCGGAAGCGAAAGAATCGCTTCGCATAGGCTTTCTGGGTGGCGGCTTTTACGAGTTGTATAGGCCTTTAGTTGAACTCTACAAAGAAGAGGCGCCACTTATTAGGTTAGAGTTTGTAGAACTCAACTATGACACCCAGTTCACGGCCATTCTAAATGGGGATGTAGATATTGGGTTTTGTCGATTACCAGTCGGACTTCCTGGATTAGAGGCGGGACCTATCGTTATGTCTGATCCTCGGGTCGTCTGCATCAGCGCCAATCATCGACTAGCGGGAAGAACGCATATTGACGCAGAAGAACTATGCGGAGAAACAATTCTTCGGGTACCGTCCTTGAATACTGGGGTCAAGTGGGCCGAATACCACTTTCCACTGATGACGCCAGAGAGAAAGCCATTAAAGCCCGGCCCCATCATACGTACGGTGCGGGAGGGCATTGCCGCTGTGGTCGCCGATCAGGGGGTTTTTTTCCTCACAAAGCGTGCGGTGCAATATTACGCTACCCCACGAGTCACATATGTCGAAGTCAATCTTCCTCCGATCCAATCTGCTCTCGTATGGCGGCAAGGGGACAACCGTCTGTCAATCAATCAGCTGTGCCGATTACTACTGACGGCTGCAAAGGAAAATTTGCAAATACCAATCAGTCCGATGTCATCCTTAAATTCGATGTGA
- a CDS encoding carboxymuconolactone decarboxylase family protein → MNIESHYERGLAKLREIDGEAGERVPESLDGIAPDFARYLIELPFGDIYSRPGLDLKSREIAVVAALTALGNAAPQLKVHIQGALNVGVTHAEVVETIMQMAVSAGFPATLNGLTVAKEVFAQGAGK, encoded by the coding sequence TTGAACATCGAAAGCCACTACGAACGCGGACTCGCCAAACTGCGGGAGATCGACGGTGAGGCCGGAGAACGTGTGCCGGAAAGTCTGGATGGCATTGCCCCTGACTTTGCGCGCTACCTGATTGAACTCCCTTTCGGGGATATCTATTCCAGACCCGGCCTGGATCTGAAAAGCCGGGAGATCGCAGTTGTCGCCGCGCTTACCGCGCTGGGCAATGCAGCGCCCCAACTTAAGGTGCATATCCAGGGCGCCCTCAATGTGGGGGTGACACATGCGGAAGTGGTTGAAACCATCATGCAGATGGCGGTCTCTGCAGGATTCCCGGCCACTTTGAATGGGTTGACGGTGGCAAAAGAGGTATTTGCGCAGGGAGCAGGAAAATGA
- a CDS encoding RHS repeat domain-containing protein, which yields MALLQALLALILGAMLLAAGTARAATEIVTYLHSDISGSPLAATDDTGAVVWTESYRAYGERWVNDPGSAQQSQWFHGKEQNANTGLQYFGARYYDPTVGRFQGIDPMDYQDGNLHSFNRYAFGNNNPVRYVDPNGMWAEDVVLALPGMYMGSKSLVDNLKQGNWAAAGVDAAGLVADTMALALPGVPGEWGCRSRLCGKVGMLQQRA from the coding sequence ATGGCTTTGCTGCAGGCTCTGCTGGCCCTGATCCTGGGGGCCATGCTGCTGGCAGCAGGCACGGCCCGCGCAGCGACAGAAATCGTCACCTACCTGCATAGCGACATTAGCGGCAGCCCGCTGGCGGCGACTGACGACACCGGCGCCGTGGTGTGGACGGAGAGCTACCGCGCCTATGGCGAGCGCTGGGTCAACGATCCGGGTAGCGCGCAGCAATCGCAGTGGTTTCACGGCAAGGAGCAGAACGCGAACACGGGTCTGCAGTACTTCGGGGCACGGTACTACGACCCGACTGTGGGGCGGTTCCAGGGCATTGATCCGATGGACTACCAGGATGGGAACCTGCACAGCTTCAATCGTTATGCGTTTGGCAACAACAACCCGGTTCGGTATGTTGATCCCAACGGCATGTGGGCAGAGGATGTTGTGTTGGCCCTGCCTGGGATGTACATGGGTTCGAAGAGCTTGGTGGACAACCTCAAGCAGGGCAACTGGGCAGCGGCTGGGGTGGATGCGGCCGGACTGGTGGCCGATACCATGGCCCTGGCCTTGCCGGGAGTTCCTGGGGAGTGGGGCTGTCGATCAAGGCTATGCGGGAAGGTGGGGATGCTGCAGCAAAGGGCGTAG